The Roseovarius sp. EL26 genome has a window encoding:
- a CDS encoding acyltransferase family protein, which translates to MTYRPDIDGLRALAILLVTIFHFDLLGVGKAGFIGVDVFFVISGFLITSIIVSDHAAGRFSLGSFYYRRVRRLYPALLATLTLYLLVGFFLFLPGAFQELGKESLLSQLYVVNFYFWRSVNYFGLQAGTVPLLHSWSLAVEEQFYLIYPLFVMLILRWRSSALLGFVLLATVGSFALGYIVTPMKPWASFYLLPTRAWELLAGGVLALYLIRSQPQEQILKVCGPLGLALIFLGLYLHTPATGIPGWFALFPVGGALCLLISGLSPTAPLTRLFSTRFLVWVGVISYPLYLVHWPVMIVLKESLSSFSYGWRLFGFAASFLLAWLIYRLVERPIRSGRALVNPRAYLQAIVGSSVVLIAVSAAILLQQGMPQRFDPSVTEVLAYSKDGIKKFRKCENRLSRNVAPSDRSCQLGGPEVEPSFLIYGDSHANAFSQAMDLWLKRTGQSAVFAFSSGCLPVANLGSERCMQQANQALQFATENPDIKTVMMVSIWRQPYEGGMLHLGRWSAPGQIETAFEQELLQTINGFQAAGKQVVLIDPFFAAKGHVPQTLAKNIAFDRDWPTDKPLSQHREEFSYLFKAFEAAQAIDAKRLSLIEDLCADGTCRASIDGRPVFSDSNHVTGSMSEELSKVFEREWSGLE; encoded by the coding sequence ATGACGTATAGACCGGATATCGATGGGCTGCGTGCGCTGGCCATTTTGCTTGTGACGATTTTCCATTTCGACCTTTTGGGAGTGGGCAAAGCCGGGTTTATCGGGGTCGACGTTTTCTTTGTCATTTCGGGCTTTTTGATCACTTCGATCATTGTCAGCGACCACGCGGCTGGCCGTTTCAGCTTGGGCAGTTTCTATTATCGCAGGGTTCGGCGGCTTTATCCGGCGCTTCTGGCGACGCTTACGCTGTATCTGCTAGTTGGGTTTTTCCTATTCCTGCCCGGCGCGTTTCAGGAGTTGGGCAAGGAATCTCTGTTGTCGCAGCTTTATGTAGTGAACTTCTATTTCTGGCGAAGTGTAAATTACTTCGGGCTGCAGGCTGGAACCGTGCCGTTGCTGCACAGTTGGTCTCTGGCGGTGGAAGAGCAGTTTTACCTGATCTATCCGCTGTTTGTGATGCTGATCCTGCGCTGGCGATCCTCGGCCTTACTCGGTTTTGTGTTGTTGGCAACCGTTGGGTCGTTTGCGTTGGGTTATATCGTAACTCCGATGAAGCCATGGGCATCGTTTTATCTGCTGCCAACACGGGCATGGGAGCTACTGGCCGGCGGTGTTCTGGCGCTTTATCTGATCCGGTCTCAACCACAAGAACAGATATTGAAAGTTTGCGGCCCTTTGGGGCTGGCCCTGATTTTCCTTGGCCTTTACCTACATACGCCAGCCACGGGAATACCAGGATGGTTCGCCTTGTTTCCCGTTGGTGGTGCCTTGTGTTTGCTGATTTCGGGCCTGTCGCCTACAGCCCCACTGACACGGTTGTTTTCGACCCGTTTTCTGGTGTGGGTCGGGGTGATCTCTTATCCGCTGTATCTGGTTCACTGGCCGGTCATGATTGTGTTGAAGGAATCCTTGTCCAGTTTTTCATATGGGTGGCGGTTATTCGGCTTTGCCGCATCGTTTCTATTGGCCTGGTTGATCTACCGTCTGGTAGAGCGGCCCATTCGATCGGGTCGGGCATTGGTCAACCCACGGGCGTACCTGCAGGCTATTGTTGGTAGCTCTGTTGTTTTGATCGCGGTTAGTGCGGCTATCTTGTTGCAACAAGGCATGCCGCAACGTTTTGATCCGAGCGTGACAGAAGTTCTTGCCTATTCAAAAGATGGCATTAAGAAATTTCGCAAATGTGAAAACAGATTGTCACGCAATGTTGCACCTTCCGATCGCTCTTGTCAGCTTGGAGGCCCCGAAGTCGAACCCAGCTTTCTGATCTATGGGGACAGTCATGCCAATGCATTTTCGCAAGCGATGGATCTATGGCTGAAACGGACTGGGCAATCGGCGGTGTTTGCATTCTCGTCCGGCTGCCTTCCGGTTGCCAATCTTGGATCAGAGCGGTGTATGCAACAAGCCAATCAGGCGCTGCAGTTTGCGACAGAGAATCCAGATATCAAAACCGTGATGATGGTGTCGATCTGGCGGCAGCCTTATGAGGGCGGCATGCTGCACTTAGGACGCTGGAGCGCGCCTGGGCAGATTGAAACTGCGTTTGAACAAGAGCTGCTGCAGACGATCAATGGTTTTCAGGCTGCAGGAAAACAGGTCGTTTTGATTGATCCATTTTTCGCTGCAAAGGGCCATGTGCCCCAAACACTGGCCAAGAACATTGCCTTTGACCGCGATTGGCCCACGGACAAGCCGCTCAGCCAGCACCGCGAAGAGTTCTCCTATTTGTTCAAAGCGTTTGAGGCGGCGCAGGCCATTGATGCTAAGCGCTTGTCACTCATTGAGGATCTGTGCGCAGATGGAACCTGCCGGGCCAGTATTGATGGGCGCCCGGTGTTTTCAGATAGCAACCATGTCACGGGTTCCATGTCTGAAGAGCTTTCCAAGGTGTTTGAGCGAGAATGGAGCGGCCTTGAATGA
- a CDS encoding ACT domain-containing protein encodes MTERVKDTKEMIRQMRPALRDGSYHFVHVADTELAARAMLMSIASFAEDEGLSLVVPAPALTELGLSDEMPMRCITLQVHSALDGVGLTAAVATLLADNGIPCNMVAAYHHDHAFVPAEMAERALELLQDLAD; translated from the coding sequence ATGACCGAGCGCGTCAAAGATACCAAAGAGATGATCCGTCAGATGCGTCCGGCGTTGCGCGACGGCAGCTATCACTTTGTGCATGTCGCAGATACAGAGCTTGCCGCGCGGGCGATGTTGATGTCGATTGCGAGCTTTGCCGAAGATGAGGGGCTGTCGTTGGTCGTGCCTGCACCCGCACTGACGGAGCTTGGCCTGTCCGATGAAATGCCCATGCGCTGTATCACCCTGCAGGTCCATTCTGCCCTTGATGGTGTCGGTTTGACCGCTGCTGTTGCGACCTTGCTGGCCGACAATGGCATCCCTTGTAACATGGTTGCAGCCTACCACCATGACCACGCGTTTGTTCCGGCAGAGATGGCGGAACGAGCGTTGGAACTATTGCAAGATTTAGCAGATTAA
- the mraY gene encoding phospho-N-acetylmuramoyl-pentapeptide-transferase, protein MLYWLSTLSDGGDFFNLFRYITFRAGGAFMTALIFGFLFGKPLINVLRRKQGKGQPIRDDGPETHFVKSGTPTMGGLLIVGALSTSTLLWARLDNPFVWLVLLVTLSFAAIGFADDYAKVSKQNVTGVSGKVRLGLGFLIAGIAAYWASISHPEALQYHLALPIFKDTLLNLGIFFIPFAMFVVVGAANAVNLTDGLDGLAIMPVMIAAGSFGVIAYAVGRVDFTEYLDVHYVPGTGEILVFVAGLIGGGLGFLWYNAPPAAVFMGDTGSLALGGALGAIAVATKHEIVLGIIGGLFVVEALSVIIQVLYFKRTGKRVFLMAPIHHHYEKKGWAEPQIVIRFWIIAVILAMIGLATLKVR, encoded by the coding sequence ATGTTATACTGGCTCAGCACCCTGTCGGATGGCGGTGATTTTTTCAACCTGTTCAGGTATATCACCTTCCGTGCAGGGGGCGCCTTTATGACCGCCCTGATCTTTGGATTTCTGTTTGGCAAGCCGCTGATCAATGTGTTGCGCCGCAAGCAGGGTAAAGGGCAGCCTATTCGCGATGACGGTCCTGAGACGCATTTCGTGAAATCTGGAACGCCGACCATGGGCGGATTACTTATTGTCGGAGCACTGTCGACCTCGACCTTGCTGTGGGCGCGCCTGGATAACCCCTTTGTCTGGTTGGTGTTGCTGGTGACCTTATCGTTTGCTGCCATCGGTTTTGCTGACGATTATGCCAAGGTATCCAAACAAAACGTTACGGGTGTATCAGGTAAGGTCCGTCTTGGCCTTGGTTTTCTTATTGCGGGCATTGCCGCTTACTGGGCAAGCATCAGCCATCCCGAGGCGCTGCAATACCATCTAGCCTTGCCGATCTTCAAAGATACGCTGTTGAATCTGGGTATCTTTTTCATTCCGTTTGCCATGTTCGTTGTCGTAGGTGCAGCAAACGCTGTGAACCTGACCGATGGCCTGGATGGTTTGGCAATCATGCCGGTGATGATTGCTGCAGGTTCATTCGGAGTGATTGCCTACGCTGTTGGCCGGGTCGACTTTACCGAATATCTCGATGTGCATTACGTGCCGGGCACTGGTGAGATTCTGGTCTTCGTTGCCGGTTTGATTGGCGGGGGACTCGGCTTTTTGTGGTACAACGCCCCACCGGCCGCCGTGTTCATGGGGGATACTGGATCACTGGCACTGGGCGGCGCATTGGGTGCCATCGCCGTCGCCACCAAACACGAGATCGTACTGGGTATTATTGGCGGGCTGTTTGTGGTCGAAGCGCTGAGCGTGATCATTCAGGTGCTCTATTTCAAGCGCACTGGCAAACGGGTGTTCCTGATGGCACCAATCCATCACCACTATGAGAAAAAGGGTTGGGCCGAGCCGCAGATCGTGATCCGTTTCTGGATCATCGCGGTGATTTTGGCGATGATCGGTCTGGCCACGTTGAAAGTGCGCTAA
- the murF gene encoding UDP-N-acetylmuramoyl-tripeptide--D-alanyl-D-alanine ligase — protein sequence MTLWTAQEAAQATGGTTTSDWAANGVSIDTRTLQPGDLFVALKAARDGHDFVAQALEKGAAAALVTHVPEGVAEDAPLLIVPDVLEGLEAMGRHARARTSARVVAVTGSVGKTSTKEMLRDVLSQQGKTHAAEASYNNHWGVPLTLARMPVDTDYAVIEIGMNHPGEIAPLAQMARPHVAMITTVAAAHLEAFENIEGIAHEKAAIFDGLEPDGIAVINADIDTTGILLEKANAKGAQIKTFGQQGAYTLSDLRFVEGCTVVEADIEGAPLLYKINSMGRHFAMNGLGVLACVDALGGDRALAGIGLGQWQPPAGRGTRETLVLDADNEALTFDLIDDAFNANPTSMAASLEVLAASTPRDGVGRIQKGRRIAVLGDMLELGPDEMALHAGMAELEYMTQLDVVHCVGPRMRNLWSALPATHQGEWAENAEALVQSAHRMIDAGDIVLVKGSKGSRVSLIVEALRNATRPQPTDRRDD from the coding sequence ATGACGCTTTGGACCGCACAGGAGGCCGCACAGGCAACGGGTGGTACAACAACATCTGACTGGGCTGCCAACGGCGTTTCGATCGATACCCGCACTTTGCAGCCCGGCGATTTGTTTGTGGCGCTTAAGGCTGCGCGTGATGGGCATGATTTTGTCGCACAGGCTTTGGAAAAGGGCGCGGCTGCGGCGCTGGTGACGCATGTGCCTGAAGGCGTTGCCGAAGATGCGCCATTGCTGATCGTGCCGGATGTGCTTGAAGGGTTGGAGGCGATGGGCCGCCACGCTCGGGCACGTACCAGCGCCCGCGTCGTGGCGGTGACGGGGTCGGTTGGCAAAACCTCAACTAAGGAAATGTTGCGCGACGTACTTAGCCAGCAGGGAAAAACCCATGCGGCCGAGGCCAGTTACAATAATCACTGGGGGGTGCCGCTGACTTTGGCGCGCATGCCCGTAGACACAGATTATGCGGTGATTGAGATCGGGATGAACCATCCCGGTGAAATCGCGCCCTTGGCGCAGATGGCACGCCCACATGTGGCAATGATCACTACGGTTGCGGCCGCGCATTTGGAAGCATTCGAAAATATCGAGGGCATCGCGCATGAGAAAGCCGCGATCTTTGATGGGTTGGAGCCTGACGGCATTGCCGTGATCAACGCCGATATCGACACTACAGGAATCTTGCTTGAAAAAGCCAATGCCAAAGGCGCACAGATCAAAACATTTGGCCAGCAGGGTGCTTATACCCTCTCGGATTTGCGTTTTGTGGAGGGTTGCACCGTGGTTGAAGCAGATATCGAGGGGGCGCCCTTGCTGTATAAAATCAACAGCATGGGGCGGCACTTTGCGATGAACGGTCTGGGTGTGCTGGCCTGTGTCGACGCCTTGGGGGGGGATCGGGCGCTGGCCGGGATCGGATTAGGACAGTGGCAGCCACCCGCCGGTCGTGGCACCCGTGAAACGTTGGTTCTGGATGCCGATAATGAGGCGCTGACTTTTGATCTGATTGATGATGCTTTCAACGCCAATCCCACCTCAATGGCCGCGTCGTTAGAGGTGTTGGCCGCGTCCACACCGCGCGATGGAGTTGGCCGCATCCAAAAAGGCCGCCGGATTGCCGTGTTGGGGGACATGTTGGAGCTTGGTCCCGATGAAATGGCACTACATGCGGGAATGGCAGAGTTGGAATATATGACGCAGCTGGACGTGGTGCATTGTGTCGGGCCACGGATGCGTAACCTTTGGAGCGCTCTTCCCGCAACACATCAGGGCGAATGGGCCGAAAATGCCGAAGCGCTCGTGCAATCGGCGCACCGTATGATAGACGCCGGCGATATTGTATTGGTCAAGGGCTCAAAGGGCAGCCGCGTCAGCCTGATTGTTGAGGCTCTGCGCAACGCCACCCGCCCGCAACCGACGGATCGAAGGGACGATTAA
- a CDS encoding UDP-N-acetylmuramoyl-L-alanyl-D-glutamate--2,6-diaminopimelate ligase, producing MGQTKSLAELGLTAQKGRQANITGLAVDSRDVKDGFLFAALPGTQVHGGEFIQYALRMGAAAILTDAEGARIATEELEISEAALIVAQDPRQTLAYTSALWFGEQPEVMVAVTGTNGKTSVASFCRQIWMALGYDAVNLGTTGVEGAWAAPLAHTTPEPITLHRALAGAAQAGVTHAAMEASSHGLEQRRLDGVRISAAGFTNFTQDHLDYHESFEAYFSAKSGLFSRVLPEDGIAVVNIDDPKGQELAGIAKDRGQQIIRVGRDASADLHLQGQRFTPTSQVLRFNWGGQARQVDLPLMGGFQAENVLLAAGLVIAAGADADQVFNTLPEMQTVRGRMQLAATRENGAAVFVDYAHTPDAVATALKALRPHVMGRLIAIVGAGGDRDAGKRPLMGQAAAVNADVVIVTDDNPRSEDPASIRTAVMGGCPKAMNVGDRAEAILRGVDALGAGDALLIAGKGHETGQVVGDDILPFDDVEQASVAVSALDGVQP from the coding sequence ATGGGGCAGACTAAATCATTAGCAGAGCTGGGCCTGACCGCCCAAAAGGGGCGACAGGCTAACATCACGGGGCTGGCTGTTGACAGTCGGGATGTGAAGGACGGGTTTTTGTTTGCCGCTCTTCCGGGTACACAGGTGCATGGTGGAGAATTTATCCAATATGCGTTGCGTATGGGTGCAGCGGCAATTTTAACCGATGCCGAGGGCGCGCGCATCGCGACCGAAGAGCTGGAAATCAGCGAGGCCGCCCTGATCGTGGCACAGGATCCGCGCCAAACTTTGGCTTATACTTCGGCACTGTGGTTTGGCGAACAGCCCGAAGTTATGGTCGCCGTTACCGGGACGAATGGTAAAACTTCCGTGGCCAGCTTTTGCCGCCAAATTTGGATGGCGTTGGGGTATGACGCGGTTAATCTGGGCACGACAGGGGTTGAAGGTGCATGGGCGGCTCCGCTTGCCCATACTACGCCCGAGCCAATTACCCTTCATCGGGCCTTGGCGGGGGCCGCGCAGGCCGGGGTCACGCATGCCGCGATGGAAGCCTCTAGCCACGGGCTGGAACAACGGCGTTTGGACGGTGTGCGTATCTCAGCGGCGGGGTTTACCAACTTCACGCAGGATCACTTGGATTATCATGAAAGCTTTGAGGCGTATTTCAGCGCAAAGTCTGGGTTGTTCTCGCGGGTTTTGCCCGAGGATGGCATCGCCGTTGTGAATATCGATGATCCGAAAGGTCAGGAGCTGGCCGGGATTGCCAAGGATCGCGGGCAACAGATCATTCGCGTTGGTCGCGATGCGAGTGCTGATCTGCACCTGCAAGGACAGCGTTTTACACCAACCAGTCAGGTCCTGCGGTTCAATTGGGGCGGACAGGCGCGGCAGGTTGATCTGCCTTTGATGGGTGGTTTTCAGGCCGAAAACGTTCTGCTGGCAGCCGGGTTGGTGATCGCGGCGGGGGCTGACGCGGATCAGGTGTTTAACACTTTGCCGGAAATGCAAACCGTGCGCGGCCGGATGCAACTGGCAGCGACACGTGAAAATGGCGCTGCGGTTTTTGTTGATTATGCTCATACACCGGATGCTGTGGCGACCGCGCTCAAGGCGCTGCGCCCGCATGTGATGGGCCGGTTGATTGCCATTGTCGGGGCTGGCGGAGATCGCGATGCTGGAAAACGTCCATTGATGGGGCAGGCCGCAGCGGTAAACGCTGATGTAGTCATCGTTACCGACGACAATCCGCGTAGCGAAGATCCTGCTAGCATTCGCACTGCCGTTATGGGTGGTTGCCCCAAAGCGATGAATGTCGGTGACCGGGCAGAAGCGATATTGCGTGGTGTTGACGCTTTAGGGGCGGGAGATGCGCTTTTGATCGCGGGTAAGGGCCATGAAACCGGTCAGGTCGTAGGCGATGACATCTTGCCGTTTGACGATGTCGAACAGGCCAGCGTGGCGGTCTCTGCTTTGGACGGGGTGCAGCCATGA
- a CDS encoding penicillin-binding protein 2: MIRTPLRPLARILDARARGENPDKIERDNIRQRHENMRDRTRIRAEGRLLMLGVMFFLGFGTIGLRMGVIAQSEPAEPRTSIAGAQIVAQRADIVDRKGRVLATNLETHSLYAQPRHMIDPKGAADKLVTIFPDLDHARLIKDFTGDRKFLWIKKRISPEQKQAVHDIGDPGLLFGPREMRLYPNGRLAAHVLGGAGFGREGVHAAEVIGVAGVEKYFDDRLRDPAQGDKPLQLSIDLTIQSAIERVLYGGMRLMNAKGAAAILMDVHTGEVIAIASLPDFDPNNRPRPPVSGDPSDSPLFNRAVQGVYELGSTFKIFATAQALELGLVSSSTIIDTGKPLKVGGYSINEFQRKNYGMLDVSSIIMKSSNRGTGRIALLIGPKRQKEFLGSLGMFDATPLEIVEAKGGKPLIPKRWTDLSAVTISYGHGISNTPMHLAAGYAAIANGGYAVKPTLIKQDGPQYGPRVMRENVAKASRAMLRRVVSDPDGTANFGEVPGYGVAGKTGTADKPKPSGGYYDDKVINTFASMFPVDDPKYVLIVTLDEPVETSGKKPRRTAGWTSVPVAAEIIQRIAPLMGLRPKIEPQPTTGITLTSN, from the coding sequence ATGATCCGCACTCCGCTGCGCCCACTTGCCCGTATTCTTGATGCCCGTGCTCGCGGGGAAAACCCCGATAAAATTGAGCGTGACAATATCCGTCAGCGGCATGAAAACATGCGTGACCGTACCCGTATCCGGGCAGAGGGGCGGTTGTTGATGTTGGGCGTAATGTTTTTCTTGGGTTTTGGTACCATTGGCCTGCGGATGGGGGTGATTGCCCAGTCTGAGCCTGCCGAGCCACGCACATCAATAGCTGGGGCGCAGATCGTTGCTCAGCGCGCAGATATCGTTGACCGCAAGGGTCGGGTTCTGGCAACCAATCTGGAAACCCACAGTCTTTATGCGCAGCCACGCCATATGATCGACCCGAAAGGGGCCGCTGATAAATTGGTCACAATCTTTCCTGATCTGGACCACGCGCGTCTGATTAAGGATTTTACCGGCGACCGTAAATTCTTGTGGATCAAGAAAAGAATTAGCCCAGAGCAGAAACAGGCCGTGCATGACATCGGTGATCCGGGTCTGTTGTTTGGGCCCCGTGAAATGCGCTTGTACCCCAATGGACGACTGGCAGCACATGTATTGGGTGGAGCTGGTTTTGGTCGCGAAGGCGTTCATGCGGCTGAAGTGATCGGTGTTGCCGGGGTTGAGAAATATTTTGATGACCGCCTGCGCGATCCGGCGCAGGGTGATAAACCACTGCAATTGTCGATTGACCTAACCATTCAGTCAGCGATTGAGCGTGTGCTTTATGGAGGCATGCGCTTGATGAATGCCAAAGGTGCTGCCGCCATTCTGATGGATGTACACACCGGTGAGGTGATTGCGATTGCATCCTTGCCTGACTTTGACCCCAATAACCGGCCCCGTCCGCCAGTCTCGGGTGATCCATCTGACAGTCCGCTGTTTAACCGCGCGGTGCAGGGGGTTTATGAGTTGGGATCAACTTTCAAGATCTTCGCCACCGCGCAAGCGTTGGAACTAGGGTTAGTGTCGAGTAGCACCATCATCGATACCGGCAAGCCATTGAAGGTGGGCGGATATTCCATCAACGAATTCCAGCGCAAAAATTATGGCATGCTGGATGTCAGCAGCATCATTATGAAGAGCTCTAACCGGGGAACCGGACGTATCGCCCTGCTGATCGGCCCAAAACGGCAAAAGGAATTTTTGGGCTCGCTGGGTATGTTTGACGCCACACCACTTGAGATTGTTGAGGCCAAAGGCGGCAAGCCTTTGATCCCAAAACGTTGGACGGATCTGAGCGCGGTTACCATTTCTTATGGTCACGGCATTTCTAACACCCCGATGCACTTGGCGGCGGGTTATGCAGCGATTGCTAATGGTGGTTATGCTGTTAAGCCAACGTTGATCAAGCAAGACGGCCCACAATATGGGCCGCGTGTCATGCGTGAAAACGTGGCCAAAGCTTCGCGCGCTATGTTGCGTCGGGTCGTATCAGACCCAGACGGCACAGCTAATTTCGGTGAGGTGCCGGGCTACGGCGTAGCTGGCAAAACTGGTACGGCTGATAAACCGAAACCGTCGGGTGGTTACTATGATGACAAGGTGATCAATACTTTTGCGTCGATGTTCCCAGTGGATGACCCAAAATATGTGCTGATCGTCACATTGGATGAACCGGTTGAAACGTCGGGCAAAAAACCCCGTCGGACAGCGGGTTGGACCTCGGTTCCAGTGGCGGCAGAAATCATTCAGAGGATCGCACCGCTTATGGGACTGCGACCTAAGATTGAACCTCAGCCGACGACTGGTATAACGCTGACATCGAACTAG
- a CDS encoding cell division protein FtsL produces the protein MRSLFYVFTACAVIALAFWAYHENYKTQTVQAEAERVQRQISQARARLRVLNAEWAYLNRPDRLRDLAEINFEKLGLLPLQPDQFGNVDQVSFPRNDEDETIFSITNGIEVSNPLVSTETWP, from the coding sequence ATGCGAAGCCTGTTTTATGTATTTACAGCCTGCGCGGTGATTGCTTTGGCCTTTTGGGCTTATCACGAGAATTACAAAACCCAAACTGTGCAGGCCGAAGCGGAACGCGTTCAGCGTCAGATCAGTCAAGCGCGTGCACGTTTGCGCGTGTTAAATGCTGAGTGGGCCTATCTTAACCGCCCTGATCGTTTGCGTGATTTGGCCGAGATTAACTTTGAAAAACTGGGTTTGCTGCCTTTGCAGCCCGATCAATTTGGCAATGTTGATCAGGTCAGCTTCCCGCGAAATGACGAAGACGAGACGATCTTCTCGATCACCAACGGGATTGAGGTTTCTAATCCTCTCGTTTCGACGGAGACTTGGCCATGA
- the rsmH gene encoding 16S rRNA (cytosine(1402)-N(4))-methyltransferase RsmH, producing MATAAHGPDTSSHIPVLLRPLIAAVKPISGLWLDGTLGAGGYTRALLQDGAGKVVGVDRDPLALTMAQDWAAEYGGRLELVQGTFSRMDEYASEADGVVLDLGVSSMQLDLSERGFSFMRDGPLDMRMSQDGPDAADLVNTASEAELADILYLYGEERASRRIARAIVKTREIEAFKTTLQLAEVVAKCLPRPKPGQVHPATRSFQAIRIAVNDEYGELVAGLEAAERVLKPGGQLAVVTFHSIEDRMVKRFLQARAGKSGQGSRHAPQMVQELPQFELKNRKAIGPDPEELAENPRSRSSRLRVAIRTDAPAGKTDRKAIGMPQLKGAH from the coding sequence ATGGCAACAGCTGCCCATGGCCCCGATACTTCATCACACATTCCGGTTCTGCTGCGTCCTTTGATTGCAGCGGTGAAGCCAATTTCCGGCTTGTGGCTGGATGGGACGCTGGGCGCTGGCGGATACACCCGTGCATTGTTGCAAGATGGTGCTGGCAAGGTTGTGGGTGTAGATCGCGACCCATTGGCATTGACGATGGCGCAGGACTGGGCCGCTGAATACGGCGGCCGACTTGAGCTGGTACAGGGCACATTTTCACGAATGGATGAATACGCCAGTGAAGCGGACGGTGTTGTGCTTGATCTGGGTGTGTCATCGATGCAGTTAGATCTCTCTGAACGTGGCTTTTCCTTTATGCGCGATGGCCCACTGGACATGCGGATGAGCCAGGATGGCCCGGATGCGGCTGATCTAGTGAATACGGCTTCCGAGGCGGAACTGGCTGATATCCTGTATCTTTATGGAGAAGAACGCGCCAGTCGCCGTATTGCGCGAGCAATCGTCAAAACGCGCGAGATTGAAGCCTTCAAGACGACGTTGCAATTGGCCGAAGTGGTCGCGAAATGCCTGCCACGTCCGAAACCGGGGCAGGTCCACCCTGCTACACGCAGCTTTCAGGCGATCCGTATCGCTGTGAACGATGAGTATGGCGAACTTGTTGCTGGGCTTGAGGCGGCAGAGCGTGTGCTTAAACCTGGTGGTCAGTTGGCAGTGGTGACCTTCCATTCGATCGAGGACCGTATGGTTAAGCGCTTCTTGCAGGCCCGCGCAGGTAAGTCTGGTCAAGGGAGCCGCCATGCGCCTCAAATGGTGCAGGAACTGCCACAGTTCGAATTGAAAAACCGTAAGGCCATCGGCCCTGATCCAGAAGAACTCGCAGAAAATCCGCGCTCGCGCAGTTCACGTTTGCGGGTGGCGATCCGTACGGATGCACCAGCGGGGAAAACCGACCGCAAAGCCATTGGCATGCCACAGTTGAAAGGGGCGCACTGA
- the mraZ gene encoding division/cell wall cluster transcriptional repressor MraZ has protein sequence MGRRFRGESHHKVDAKGRVSIPASFRRVLEASDPNWRDGDTPELVIVYGDHRRNYLECYTIEAIEEVDEKIDALPRGSMERKMLQRLFHGQSFPTTVDETGRLVLPAKLRQKVELDKEAFFIAAGDTFQIWKPETYEQEELAKTEAWLEDLPDDFDPLIYLDGAKGE, from the coding sequence GTGGGTCGAAGGTTCAGAGGTGAAAGCCACCACAAGGTGGATGCGAAGGGCAGGGTGTCTATCCCGGCCTCTTTTCGCCGTGTGCTGGAGGCATCTGACCCCAACTGGCGCGATGGAGATACCCCCGAGTTGGTGATCGTTTATGGTGATCACCGCCGCAATTATCTGGAATGCTACACTATTGAGGCCATCGAAGAGGTGGACGAAAAGATCGACGCGCTTCCGCGTGGCTCAATGGAGCGCAAGATGTTGCAACGTCTGTTCCACGGTCAATCATTCCCAACCACTGTCGATGAAACAGGGCGTCTGGTTCTGCCTGCAAAGCTGCGGCAGAAGGTCGAGTTGGACAAAGAGGCGTTCTTTATTGCCGCTGGCGATACGTTCCAGATCTGGAAACCCGAAACATACGAGCAAGAAGAGCTGGCCAAAACCGAAGCCTGGCTTGAGGATCTGCCAGATGATTTCGACCCGTTAATCTATCTTGATGGTGCAAAAGGGGAATAA
- a CDS encoding GNAT family N-acetyltransferase: MVMERTMHGGIGVMTQAQPTIRLSRESDFDRVWPILRDVIRAGDTYALDTQLSRVAVQDLWMDAPRASYVVEDAGGVIGTYFIKTNQAGGGAHVCNCGYVVAPSARGRGVAELMCLHSQIEARNLGYLAMQFNCVVETNVGAVRLWERLGFDTVGRLPLAFQHPEHGLVDARVMYKWLGENV, translated from the coding sequence ATGGTCATGGAACGCACGATGCACGGGGGAATCGGTGTGATGACACAGGCGCAACCAACAATACGTCTTTCACGAGAGAGCGATTTTGACCGGGTCTGGCCGATTTTGCGCGATGTGATCCGGGCCGGTGATACCTATGCGCTCGATACGCAGCTGTCGCGTGTCGCCGTGCAGGATTTGTGGATGGACGCCCCGCGCGCAAGCTACGTTGTTGAAGACGCAGGCGGGGTTATCGGAACCTATTTTATCAAAACCAACCAAGCAGGTGGTGGGGCGCACGTGTGCAACTGTGGTTATGTGGTGGCCCCCTCAGCACGCGGTCGTGGGGTTGCCGAACTGATGTGTCTCCATTCGCAGATTGAGGCACGCAACCTTGGCTATCTGGCGATGCAGTTCAACTGCGTGGTGGAGACCAATGTCGGCGCTGTACGCCTGTGGGAAAGATTGGGGTTTGATACGGTTGGGAGGTTGCCACTGGCATTTCAACATCCTGAGCACGGCCTTGTGGACGCACGAGTGATGTACAAATGGCTTGGTGAAAACGTCTGA